Proteins from a genomic interval of Oceanispirochaeta crateris:
- a CDS encoding type II toxin-antitoxin system VapB family antitoxin: MATNLAIDDQLLVLAQNVAGIKTKKETVNQALKEFVQRRQQEDIIDLFGEIDYDDDYDYKKLRDRN; encoded by the coding sequence ATGGCAACTAATTTAGCAATAGATGATCAATTACTGGTGTTAGCGCAAAATGTCGCTGGTATAAAGACTAAAAAAGAAACAGTAAATCAGGCTCTTAAAGAATTTGTTCAAAGAAGACAGCAAGAAGATATTATCGATCTCTTTGGAGAAATTGATTATGACGATGATTATGATTACAAAAAACTGAGAGATAGAAATTGA
- a CDS encoding type II toxin-antitoxin system Phd/YefM family antitoxin, whose protein sequence is MSSINVTNARKDLYKIVETVNLSHEPVHITGKNSSAVLIGEDDWKSIEETLHLMSIPGMRESIIKGMNTPIDELDDSLDW, encoded by the coding sequence ATGAGTTCAATTAATGTAACAAATGCAAGGAAAGATCTGTATAAAATTGTTGAAACTGTCAATTTATCTCATGAACCTGTACATATAACAGGAAAAAACAGCTCTGCTGTTTTAATAGGAGAGGATGACTGGAAGAGCATTGAAGAAACGCTTCATCTCATGTCCATACCAGGCATGAGAGAATCTATCATTAAAGGAATGAATACTCCAATAGATGAATTAGATGATTCTTTGGATTGGTAA
- a CDS encoding Fic family protein, translating into MKPPYDITKTILDLYGQITEALGICQSFMLVKPEARLRRQNRIKTIQSSLSIEGNTLNIENVTALLDNQRIIGPKKDIIEVQNAIKAYDQLNELRPFNKNDFLSAHGILMKDLVKAPGEYRKSQVGIMKGKEVTHIAPTSEMVPGLMNDLFKYLKEDTDLEIIKSCVFHYEMEFIHPFEDGNGRMGRYWQTRILMKVNPIFEFVPIEKLIKDHQKEYYQALSISDNTGKSTVFIEFMLNIINQALRDTINESKPASPDYQKRTEVALSQLDSWFDRKEYMKVCKGISSATASRDLKQLIEENRIESTGKGRMTKYRMEKSG; encoded by the coding sequence ATGAAACCACCGTATGATATTACGAAAACAATATTGGATTTATATGGGCAAATAACAGAAGCATTGGGTATCTGCCAAAGCTTTATGCTTGTTAAACCAGAAGCACGACTACGCCGTCAAAACCGAATTAAAACAATCCAATCATCTCTTTCAATAGAAGGTAATACACTCAATATTGAGAATGTAACAGCATTATTAGATAATCAAAGAATTATTGGTCCAAAAAAAGACATCATCGAAGTACAGAATGCTATCAAAGCATATGATCAGTTGAATGAATTGAGGCCATTCAATAAAAATGATTTTCTTTCAGCACATGGAATACTAATGAAAGATTTAGTAAAAGCACCTGGAGAATATAGAAAATCACAAGTAGGAATTATGAAGGGGAAGGAAGTAACACATATTGCCCCCACATCAGAAATGGTTCCTGGCCTAATGAATGACTTATTCAAATACCTTAAAGAAGATACAGATTTAGAAATTATCAAAAGCTGTGTCTTTCACTATGAGATGGAATTCATTCATCCCTTTGAAGACGGAAACGGAAGAATGGGGAGATATTGGCAAACACGCATATTGATGAAAGTAAATCCAATATTTGAATTTGTACCAATTGAAAAGCTAATTAAAGATCATCAGAAAGAGTATTATCAGGCCTTATCAATTTCAGATAATACCGGAAAATCAACTGTATTTATTGAATTCATGCTAAACATCATAAATCAAGCATTACGTGATACGATTAATGAATCAAAGCCAGCAAGCCCAGATTATCAAAAACGCACAGAAGTTGCTCTCTCTCAGCTGGATAGCTGGTTTGATAGAAAAGAATATATGAAAGTATGTAAAGGAATCTCTAGTGCTACAGCTAGTAGAGATTTAAAACAGTTAATTGAAGAAAATAGGATTGAGTCTACAGGTAAAGGTAGAATGACAAAATATAGAATGGAAAAGAGTGGATAA
- a CDS encoding Fic family protein, translating into MKPPYDITKTILDLYGQITEALGICQSFMLVKPEARLRRQNRIKTIQSSLSIEGNTLNIENVTALLDNQRIIGPKKDIIEVQNAIKAYDQLNELRPFNKNDFLSAHGILMKDLVKAPGEYRKSQVGIMKGKEVTHIAPTSEMVPGLMNDLFKYLKEDTDLEIIKSCVFHYEMEFIHPFEDGNGRMGRYWQTRILMKVNPIFEFVPIEKLIKDHQKEYYQALSISDNTGKSTVFIEFMLNIINQALRDTINESKPASPDYQKRTEVALSQLDSWFDRKEYMKVCKGISSATASRDLKQLIEENRIESTGKGRMTKYRMEKSG; encoded by the coding sequence ATGAAACCACCGTATGATATTACGAAAACAATATTGGATTTATATGGGCAAATAACAGAAGCATTGGGTATCTGCCAAAGCTTTATGCTTGTTAAACCAGAAGCACGACTACGCCGTCAAAACCGAATTAAAACAATCCAATCATCTCTTTCAATAGAAGGTAATACACTCAATATTGAGAATGTAACAGCATTATTAGATAATCAAAGAATTATTGGTCCAAAAAAAGACATCATCGAAGTACAGAATGCTATCAAAGCATATGATCAGTTGAATGAATTGAGGCCATTCAATAAAAATGATTTTCTTTCAGCACATGGAATACTAATGAAAGATTTAGTAAAAGCACCTGGAGAATATAGAAAATCACAAGTAGGAATTATGAAGGGGAAGGAAGTAACACATATTGCCCCCACATCAGAAATGGTTCCTGGCCTAATGAATGACTTATTCAAATACCTTAAAGAAGATACAGATTTAGAAATTATCAAAAGCTGTGTCTTTCACTATGAGATGGAATTCATTCATCCCTTTGAAGACGGAAACGGAAGAATGGGGAGATATTGGCAAACACGCATATTGATGAAAGTAAATCCAATATTTGAATTTGTACCAATTGAAAAGCTAATTAAAGATCATCAGAAAGAGTATTATCAGGCCTTATCAATTTCAGATAATACCGGAAAATCAACTGTATTTATTGAATTCATGCTAAACATCATAAATCAAGCATTACGTGATACGATTAATGAATCAAAGCCAGCAAGCCCAGATTATCAAAAACGCACAGAAGTTGCTCTCTCTCAGCTGGATAGCTGGTTTGATAGAAAAGAATATATGAAAGTATGTAAAGGAATCTCTAGTGCTACAGCTAGTAGAGATTTAAAACAGTTAATTGAAGAAAACAGGATTGAGTCTACAGGTAAAGGTAGAATGACAAAATATAGAATGGAAAAGAGTGGATAA
- the vapC gene encoding type II toxin-antitoxin system VapC family toxin: MKVLVDTSVWSLAFRKKSPTEDEKRIINELKELIRELRVVLIGPIRQELLSGISNEIKFQSLKDKMRAFDDLVITTQDYEYAAKIYNDCRKNGIQGSQVDYLICSVARSNNISVFSTDKDFTNYNQVIELKLHQVRKEI, from the coding sequence TTGAAAGTACTTGTGGATACATCTGTTTGGTCTCTCGCATTTAGGAAAAAGAGCCCAACAGAAGATGAGAAGAGAATAATTAATGAACTCAAAGAGCTGATACGTGAGTTACGTGTAGTGCTAATTGGCCCAATTAGACAAGAATTACTATCGGGAATCTCAAATGAGATAAAATTCCAGTCATTAAAAGACAAAATGAGGGCATTTGATGATCTGGTTATTACAACACAGGATTATGAATATGCAGCTAAAATTTATAATGATTGCCGAAAGAATGGAATACAAGGTTCTCAAGTTGACTATTTGATTTGCAGTGTTGCTAGATCAAATAACATCAGTGTATTCTCAACTGATAAGGATTTTACCAATTACAATCAAGTAATTGAGCTTAAGCTGCATCAGGTGAGAAAAGAGATATAA
- a CDS encoding helix-turn-helix domain-containing protein, with protein MKAYNYEEFKKERLSDPHLKAEYDFLEEEFTLSKEIIQLRKDKNLTQKELAHEIGSSQPAIARLESGNYRNLSLSFLRKVATALDAVPEVHLKRKAN; from the coding sequence ATGAAAGCATATAATTATGAAGAATTTAAGAAAGAGCGACTATCTGATCCCCATTTAAAAGCAGAATATGATTTCTTAGAAGAAGAATTCACATTATCAAAAGAAATAATTCAACTAAGGAAAGACAAAAACTTAACCCAGAAAGAACTTGCTCATGAAATAGGAAGCTCACAACCAGCAATAGCGAGGCTTGAATCAGGGAATTACAGAAATTTATCACTTTCCTTCTTAAGAAAAGTTGCTACAGCTTTAGATGCAGTACCAGAAGTACATCTAAAAAGAAAGGCAAATTAA
- a CDS encoding Fic family protein: MHETNLCLTISDKLLFEGTDMDPKLIKSIEGKKRELDSNRPLNTSIVKKLNEQFAVEWIYNSNAIEGNTLSLNETEIVLNSGVTIGGKTVNEHLEVINHQEGIQYLELLISKRTDFTEDSIKELHRLILKGIDDLEAGIYRRHNVRIVGARIIPPQAIKVKSLMSELMSWYYENMLSLPISVLAAQFHYKFVCIHPFIDGNGRVARLLMNLILMKNGFPPTVILKVDRKKYYRVLNEANIGNEESFENFIGRSIERSLIIYLNSIKPNTTEKQGFINLRDASKYCNYSQEYLSLLARKGKLSAVKINKEWVTTREAIEDYVKELKE, from the coding sequence TTGCATGAAACAAATTTATGTCTTACAATATCGGATAAATTATTATTTGAAGGAACCGATATGGACCCTAAGTTAATAAAGAGTATTGAAGGTAAAAAAAGAGAACTAGATTCAAATCGACCACTAAATACCTCCATAGTTAAGAAATTGAATGAACAATTCGCAGTAGAATGGATATATAATTCAAATGCTATAGAGGGGAATACACTATCTCTTAATGAAACCGAGATTGTTCTGAATTCTGGTGTAACAATCGGTGGAAAAACAGTAAATGAGCACCTTGAGGTTATAAACCATCAGGAAGGTATTCAATATTTAGAATTACTCATATCCAAAAGAACTGATTTCACAGAAGATTCGATAAAAGAGCTCCATAGACTAATTCTCAAAGGAATTGATGATCTTGAAGCAGGAATTTATCGTAGGCATAACGTAAGAATTGTCGGAGCAAGAATAATACCTCCCCAAGCAATAAAAGTAAAAAGCTTAATGTCAGAACTCATGTCCTGGTATTACGAAAATATGCTTAGTTTACCTATATCAGTATTAGCAGCACAGTTTCATTACAAATTTGTCTGCATCCATCCCTTCATTGATGGGAATGGAAGGGTCGCCCGTTTGTTAATGAATCTAATACTAATGAAGAATGGGTTTCCCCCAACAGTTATATTGAAAGTGGATAGAAAAAAATATTACAGAGTATTAAATGAAGCAAATATAGGAAACGAAGAGTCTTTTGAGAATTTTATTGGTCGCTCTATTGAAAGATCACTGATAATATATCTCAATAGTATCAAACCCAATACAACAGAAAAACAAGGTTTCATAAATCTCAGAGACGCAAGCAAATACTGTAATTACTCCCAGGAGTATCTTTCGTTACTTGCTAGAAAGGGAAAGCTTTCAGCTGTTAAAATTAATAAAGAATGGGTTACAACTCGTGAAGCAATTGAAGATTACGTTAAAGAATTGAAAGAGTGA
- a CDS encoding Txe/YoeB family addiction module toxin — protein MFKLLYTKQAKKDARKLSESSLKKKAQQILEIIEVNPFQNPPPYEKLIGDLTGAYSRRINIQHRIVYQVLEKEQIVKILRMWTHYE, from the coding sequence ATGTTCAAATTACTCTATACAAAACAAGCAAAAAAAGATGCAAGAAAGCTATCTGAAAGTAGTCTAAAAAAGAAAGCTCAGCAGATATTAGAAATAATAGAAGTCAATCCATTCCAGAATCCACCCCCATATGAAAAACTGATTGGAGATTTAACAGGGGCTTACTCAAGAAGAATAAATATTCAACATCGTATTGTATATCAAGTACTTGAAAAAGAACAAATAGTTAAAATATTAAGAATGTGGACACACTATGAATAA
- a CDS encoding type II toxin-antitoxin system RelE/ParE family toxin — protein MLQEFGFSLAMPHSKKLTGYDLYELRVKFASDIVRMFYYVHNGKIFIISSGYIKKTNKTSKNEIEKAISLINRYLQEVEDESI, from the coding sequence TTGTTGCAGGAATTTGGATTCTCATTAGCAATGCCACACTCAAAAAAGCTTACTGGTTATGATCTATATGAACTGAGAGTGAAATTTGCATCAGATATTGTTCGCATGTTTTATTATGTCCACAATGGAAAGATATTCATTATTTCATCTGGATATATAAAAAAGACAAACAAGACCAGTAAAAATGAAATTGAAAAAGCTATATCGTTAATAAATAGATACTTACAGGAGGTTGAAGATGAAAGCATATAA
- a CDS encoding AbrB/MazE/SpoVT family DNA-binding domain-containing protein, with translation MEAKIQKWGNSLGIRIPINIIRDLALENGSTVDIEEIEDRIIIKPKRNLEDLLSCITEENLHNEIDFGMPEGNESW, from the coding sequence ATGGAAGCAAAAATTCAGAAATGGGGCAATAGCCTAGGTATTCGTATTCCAATCAATATCATTCGTGATCTAGCACTGGAAAACGGCTCAACTGTTGATATCGAAGAAATTGAAGATCGGATTATCATTAAACCAAAACGCAACCTCGAAGATTTATTAAGTTGTATTACAGAAGAGAATTTACATAATGAAATCGATTTTGGTATGCCTGAAGGGAATGAATCCTGGTGA
- the mazF gene encoding endoribonuclease MazF yields MKKQYIPERGDIIWLNFTPQAGHEQAGKRPAIVISPSSYNSKTGLMIACPITSKIKNYPFEVPVIGRKISGVVLSDQVKNLDWRVREAAFIEKATETAFSEVQEKLALLIK; encoded by the coding sequence GTGAAAAAACAATATATACCTGAACGTGGAGACATAATCTGGCTAAATTTCACTCCTCAGGCCGGACATGAACAAGCAGGAAAAAGACCAGCAATAGTTATTTCACCCTCTTCTTATAATTCTAAAACGGGGCTAATGATTGCTTGCCCAATTACGAGTAAAATAAAAAACTACCCCTTCGAAGTACCGGTTATTGGAAGAAAAATATCAGGTGTTGTTTTATCAGATCAGGTAAAAAACTTAGATTGGCGAGTTCGAGAAGCTGCATTTATTGAAAAAGCAACAGAAACTGCTTTTTCTGAAGTACAAGAAAAACTCGCATTATTGATAAAATAA